One part of the Rutidosis leptorrhynchoides isolate AG116_Rl617_1_P2 chromosome 1, CSIRO_AGI_Rlap_v1, whole genome shotgun sequence genome encodes these proteins:
- the LOC139850915 gene encoding auxin-responsive protein SAUR71-like produces the protein MKKYFGKRSDSRKSQSIRATNPCSFVPEGYLPVSVGEENEQFVVSLELFKHPIFVNLLKQSAEEEEEEEDYKQHGPVRVHCNADAFERFVEAVGAGKEYLMCSDLIRDV, from the coding sequence ATGAAGAAATATTTCGGCAAGAGATCAGATTCTCGCAAATCGCAATCGATCCGTGCAACAAACCCTTGTAGTTTCGTACCAGAAGGTTACTTACCGGTGTCTGTTGGTGAAGAGAATGAACAATTTGTAGTAAGTTTGGAGCTGTTTAAGCACCCGATATTCGTTAACTTGCTTAAACAATctgccgaagaagaagaagaagaagaagattacAAACAACACGGCCCTGTTCGTGTTCATTGCAATGCGGATGCATTCGAGCGTTTTGTTGAGGCTGTAGGAGCCGGTAAAGAATACCTGATGTGTAGTGACTTGATACGTGATGTATAG